A stretch of Propionispora hippei DSM 15287 DNA encodes these proteins:
- a CDS encoding ABC transporter permease, with protein sequence MHLTTAKLRYVLLRWSGVLALLALWEIAPRLGWADAQFLPALSTTLQAVKQLGLNGSLYSHLVVSLWRVLTGLLLAVAVAVPLAFILEGWFAGLSRQLDPLFRLLSHVNPFSLAPVFILFFGIGEAQKLAIISLVTVWPILFHTITGIRAVDPLLVKTARSLHVSRFRMARDVLLPAAFPTIITGLRVGTQMAVFMLVAAEMLGASAGMGWLVHNSAMNYQIPRMYAGGGFIILLGIGINQFILQLERDSFFWQTPPALLDQRSERQIPATGNTYYLPMITGVLIGILFFGGQEVARVNSQAAASGFTAEQHSHHHTQPDDGAANAAPPEGHNHHMSMPGHGAEQEGGDKDAVNDKPESP encoded by the coding sequence ATGCATTTGACCACAGCTAAGCTGCGCTATGTTTTACTCCGCTGGTCGGGGGTTTTGGCCTTGCTGGCCCTTTGGGAAATCGCGCCCCGTTTGGGCTGGGCCGATGCCCAGTTCCTGCCGGCGCTGTCCACTACGCTGCAGGCTGTAAAGCAACTCGGCCTGAACGGCAGTTTATACAGCCATTTGGTGGTTAGCCTCTGGCGTGTTCTGACCGGCCTGCTGCTGGCGGTGGCGGTGGCAGTACCGCTGGCCTTTATTCTGGAAGGCTGGTTTGCCGGCCTGTCACGGCAGCTTGATCCGCTGTTCCGTTTGCTCAGCCATGTCAATCCTTTTTCCCTGGCACCGGTGTTTATTCTGTTTTTTGGCATTGGGGAAGCGCAAAAGCTGGCCATAATTTCGCTGGTCACAGTGTGGCCGATTTTATTTCATACCATCACAGGCATCCGCGCGGTAGACCCTTTGCTGGTGAAGACCGCCCGTTCCCTGCATGTATCGCGGTTCAGAATGGCCCGGGACGTGTTATTGCCGGCTGCCTTTCCGACCATTATCACGGGACTGCGGGTCGGCACGCAAATGGCGGTGTTTATGCTGGTGGCGGCGGAAATGCTGGGAGCCAGTGCCGGCATGGGCTGGCTGGTGCATAACTCGGCCATGAACTACCAAATTCCCCGGATGTATGCCGGCGGTGGCTTTATTATTTTGTTAGGCATTGGCATCAATCAATTCATTCTGCAATTGGAACGGGACAGCTTTTTTTGGCAAACACCGCCTGCTTTGTTGGACCAGAGGTCTGAACGGCAGATTCCGGCTACCGGGAATACCTATTACCTGCCGATGATAACAGGCGTGCTGATCGGGATTTTGTTTTTTGGCGGCCAGGAAGTAGCCAGGGTCAACAGCCAAGCCGCCGCCTCAGGTTTTACCGCGGAACAGCATAGCCATCATCATACCCAACCGGACGACGGGGCGGCAAACGCTGCGCCGCCGGAAGGGCATAACCACCATATGTCGATGCCGGGCCATGGCGCCGAACAGGAAGGTGGGGATAAGGATGCCGTGAACGACAAGCCTGAAAGTCCGTAA
- a CDS encoding ABC transporter permease yields MTVISHAKRLLTDKAAVCLFLVAWEAGARLGLVNNMFIPPLSGILATIWDLLLAGSLLPHIAISLERSLGGFALAAAIAIPLGLVMGGWFPKLELVLEPLFALAAQANPFILFHVIILFLGIGEATKLTIIAWICLWPVLFNTMNGVRQVEPALLKAALSFGLKRRQIFFRVVLPAAAPAIFTGLRLSAGYSFFLLIAAEMMGASSGLGWFILYSQENFNIHWIFAGAVVIALLGLAIDTVLVFMEKRLIVWRID; encoded by the coding sequence ATGACAGTGATAAGCCACGCAAAAAGGCTGCTAACGGATAAAGCCGCAGTCTGCCTGTTTTTAGTCGCTTGGGAGGCCGGCGCCCGCCTGGGGCTGGTTAACAATATGTTTATTCCGCCGCTATCCGGCATTTTGGCGACCATTTGGGATTTGCTGCTGGCGGGCAGTTTGCTCCCTCACATTGCGATCAGCCTGGAACGGTCGCTGGGCGGTTTTGCGCTGGCTGCGGCTATTGCCATTCCCCTGGGGCTGGTGATGGGTGGCTGGTTTCCTAAGCTGGAGTTGGTCCTGGAGCCGTTATTTGCGCTTGCCGCCCAGGCCAATCCGTTTATTTTGTTCCATGTCATTATCCTGTTTTTAGGTATTGGCGAAGCCACGAAGCTTACCATTATCGCCTGGATTTGCCTTTGGCCGGTACTGTTTAACACCATGAACGGTGTGCGCCAGGTAGAGCCGGCTCTGCTTAAAGCCGCGTTGTCGTTTGGCCTGAAGCGCCGGCAAATTTTTTTCCGGGTTGTGCTGCCGGCGGCGGCACCGGCCATTTTTACCGGCCTAAGGCTTAGTGCCGGCTATTCATTTTTCCTGTTGATTGCGGCGGAAATGATGGGGGCCAGTTCGGGACTGGGCTGGTTCATCCTGTACAGTCAGGAAAACTTTAATATTCATTGGATTTTTGCCGGTGCCGTGGTGATTGCCCTGCTTGGGTTAGCCATTGACACGGTACTGGTCTTTATGGAAAAAAGGCTAATTGTCTGGCGTATTGACTAA
- a CDS encoding NifB/NifX family molybdenum-iron cluster-binding protein: MAFLVAVASVDGRYINRHFATTDKFWIFRLMEDRFYLDDVRDVDRPAYANHKEMLLNLLEGIADCNMVLAQQIGPGAAVMLGYRGMETYVAEGEIEAVLNRIAWLQKKKLYRTKRRTAQFSGLGQYW; encoded by the coding sequence GTGGCTTTTCTTGTTGCGGTGGCCAGTGTTGATGGCAGGTATATTAACCGGCACTTTGCCACTACCGATAAGTTCTGGATTTTCAGACTCATGGAAGACCGGTTTTACCTGGATGACGTTCGTGATGTGGACAGACCGGCTTATGCCAACCACAAGGAAATGCTGCTTAATCTGCTGGAAGGCATTGCCGATTGTAATATGGTACTGGCACAGCAGATCGGTCCGGGAGCTGCCGTCATGCTGGGTTACCGGGGTATGGAGACTTATGTGGCCGAAGGAGAAATTGAGGCAGTGCTTAACCGTATTGCCTGGCTACAAAAAAAGAAACTGTATCGTACCAAACGCCGGACAGCGCAGTTTTCCGGCCTGGGACAATACTGGTAG
- a CDS encoding nitroreductase family protein, producing MSFLELAKKRYSVRKYQEKTVEEDKLLKILEAGRVAPTAANKQPQRLVIVREKEGLARLKKGANVFGAPLAIIVCGEKPAAWVRKYDGKNTLDIDASIVTTQLMLEATELGLGTLWVCHFDPVVIHDEFKLPKDVEPINILAIGYADGDAASPDRHATQRKPLEDIVFYESYR from the coding sequence ATGAGTTTCTTGGAGTTGGCTAAAAAACGATATTCTGTACGCAAATATCAGGAAAAAACGGTGGAGGAAGACAAACTGCTGAAAATACTGGAAGCAGGCCGGGTGGCGCCCACCGCCGCCAACAAGCAGCCTCAGCGACTGGTGATCGTCAGAGAAAAGGAGGGCTTGGCAAGGCTGAAAAAAGGAGCCAATGTCTTTGGTGCGCCCCTGGCGATTATTGTCTGCGGCGAAAAACCGGCAGCCTGGGTTAGAAAGTACGATGGGAAAAACACGCTGGATATTGATGCCTCCATAGTTACCACCCAGCTTATGCTGGAGGCAACGGAACTGGGGCTGGGGACCTTATGGGTATGCCATTTTGACCCGGTGGTAATCCACGACGAATTTAAGCTGCCGAAAGATGTGGAGCCGATCAATATTCTGGCCATTGGCTACGCCGACGGCGATGCGGCTTCACCGGACCGACACGCGACGCAGCGCAAGCCATTAGAAGATATTGTGTTTTACGAAAGCTACCGCTAA